Proteins encoded together in one Deinococcus sp. Marseille-Q6407 window:
- a CDS encoding GNAT family N-acetyltransferase — protein sequence MISSSLPDAPPPEITVRRITDPNDPALDAFAQVQQSSYYAPDTLIPPQMFPELVAGRGAGRLDRLLVVQNAGGEVLGGTLYHLLPGAGFNSFMGVAAPARGLGVGRALHRASLADAAAHGRAGMFADSVYAARQSPAERAAEQRTGTDAQQRRQALHALGLRAVDLAYWQPVGGPDGGPIQDLDLLYAPPDPQQSTVALALVLEVLGAYWHGWLGEKRTAAELAGLRARAGGDELALLPATQTPGYWS from the coding sequence ATGATCTCTTCTTCTCTGCCTGATGCCCCCCCGCCTGAAATAACCGTCCGCCGCATCACCGACCCGAACGACCCGGCGCTGGACGCCTTTGCGCAGGTCCAGCAGAGCAGCTATTACGCCCCCGACACCCTGATTCCGCCGCAGATGTTCCCGGAGCTGGTGGCCGGGCGGGGTGCGGGCCGCCTGGACCGGCTGCTGGTGGTACAGAACGCGGGCGGCGAGGTGCTGGGCGGCACCCTCTATCACCTGCTGCCGGGCGCAGGGTTCAATTCGTTCATGGGTGTGGCGGCGCCGGCGCGGGGCCTGGGCGTGGGCCGGGCGCTGCACCGGGCCAGCCTGGCCGACGCGGCAGCACACGGCCGGGCCGGGATGTTTGCCGACAGCGTGTACGCGGCCCGCCAGAGCCCGGCAGAACGCGCCGCCGAGCAGCGAACCGGCACCGACGCGCAGCAGCGGCGGCAGGCACTGCATGCTCTGGGCCTACGCGCAGTGGACCTGGCCTACTGGCAGCCGGTGGGCGGCCCGGACGGTGGCCCGATTCAGGATCTGGACCTGCTGTATGCGCCGCCCGACCCGCAGCAGAGCACCGTGGCGCTGGCCTTGGTGCTGGAGGTGCTGGGGGCCTACTGGCATGGCTGGCTAGGAGAAAAGCGCACCGCCGCCGAGCTGGCCGGCCTTCGCGCACGGGCAGGTGGGGATGAACTGGCGTTGCTGCCCGCCACCCAGACACCGGGGTACTGGTCTTAA
- a CDS encoding PrsW family intramembrane metalloprotease has product METPEQGPPPAPTVPLGRSTSPPVAAAAAPATARSERPLQNLLDDFKSLPFEVLFPVQRWLGDRPWKLRWVQALLFFALLPLGLSQFWGDDAQIHDAAWAIGSYFALLWSYVLWLIVQPGSIKRRNILIPTVFTAVVGVLLVLFLQKLPFISLLYSATEWDFSPARLLGFVAGVGAVEEGVKLLPIWWLAVKLKEIHTPREAAFYAGLSGLAFGVAEAVVYSIAYTDANLYSQFYGLSGDGNYVIMEFLRLITLPFLHCVFSGIAGYYLGLSLLAPQRRTALLLLGVGLAATIHGFYDFFAGTWLGVAVAAIAILMFVAYLRSAEQITQHITGQGQAPAAAQPAAAPLEKPLEQEVTP; this is encoded by the coding sequence ATGGAGACTCCAGAACAAGGCCCACCCCCCGCGCCCACCGTGCCACTTGGACGGTCGACCAGCCCCCCGGTGGCTGCGGCCGCTGCTCCTGCCACTGCCCGCTCAGAGCGCCCGCTGCAGAACCTGCTGGACGACTTCAAATCGCTGCCTTTCGAGGTGCTGTTTCCGGTGCAGCGCTGGCTGGGTGACCGGCCCTGGAAGCTGCGCTGGGTGCAGGCGCTGCTGTTCTTTGCCCTGCTGCCGCTCGGTCTGAGCCAGTTCTGGGGCGATGATGCCCAGATTCATGACGCAGCCTGGGCCATCGGCAGTTACTTTGCGCTGCTGTGGAGCTACGTGCTGTGGCTGATCGTTCAGCCCGGCAGCATCAAGCGCCGGAATATTCTGATTCCTACAGTTTTTACCGCTGTCGTGGGGGTTCTGCTGGTGCTGTTCCTGCAAAAGCTGCCCTTTATCAGCCTGCTGTACAGCGCCACCGAATGGGATTTCAGCCCAGCCAGGCTGCTGGGCTTTGTGGCCGGCGTGGGCGCCGTCGAGGAAGGCGTCAAGCTGCTGCCCATCTGGTGGCTGGCCGTGAAGCTCAAGGAGATTCACACACCCAGGGAAGCGGCTTTTTACGCCGGGCTGAGCGGGCTGGCCTTCGGCGTCGCGGAAGCTGTGGTCTACTCGATCGCCTATACCGACGCCAACCTGTACAGTCAGTTTTACGGCCTGTCCGGAGACGGGAACTACGTGATCATGGAGTTCCTGCGGCTGATCACGCTGCCTTTTCTGCACTGCGTCTTCAGCGGGATTGCTGGGTACTACCTGGGCTTGAGCCTGCTGGCCCCGCAGCGGCGGACTGCCCTGCTGCTGCTGGGTGTGGGGCTGGCCGCCACCATCCACGGCTTTTACGACTTCTTCGCCGGCACCTGGCTGGGCGTCGCTGTCGCGGCCATCGCCATTCTGATGTTCGTCGCCTACCTGCGCAGCGCCGAGCAGATCACCCAGCACATCACTGGGCAGGGGCAGGCTCCCGCTGCTGCCCAGCCGGCCGCCGCGCCCCTGGAAAAGCCTCTAGAGCAGGAAGTTACGCCTTAA